TGGCTTTGTAGGCACGCCTGCGCGTGGAGGAGATGTTCATCTCGTTCATCAGGCGGTGGATGCGCTTGCGCGAGCAGGAAAGCTGCGGGCGGATCAGGTGATACAGGCTGTCCAGCCCAAGGGCGGGATAACGCTGGTGCAGGCTCAGCAGCCGGCGTTTCAGTTCCTGATCCTTCTGCCGGCGCAAAGAGGGTTTGCGGCCCAGCCATTCGTAGTACCCGCTGCGGGAGACCTCCAGCAGTCGGCATACAAGTTCCACAGAGGCCCCCGCGCGGGCCGTACGGATGTACCGGTACTTGTCCTCTATGGTTTGGAAAGTATGCCGACGGATTTTTTTAGGATGTCAATGACCCCGTCTTTCTCTTCAAGCTTCTTGCGCAGTGCTCGAATCTCCGTCTCCAGTTCGCGCAGGCGTCTGGCGTCGCGGTTTTGGCGGTCAGCTTGCCCCGGCGATGGTGCGCCCGCCGCTTTCAGCCAGCTGCGCAGCGTGTCGATGCAGATGCCGAGTTCCGCGGCCACCTCCCGGCTGGGCCGCCCCTGCTCGGTGACCATCCGCACTGCCCCCGCCTTGAAGGCCTCATCGTAACGCGGCGGCGCTGGGTGCTTTCGTTCTTTGGTTGACATTTTTCATTACCCCTTTCCATTATACAGATTGTTTTTCTGTCCGGCAAATCGGGTATGGGGGCACACCGATGGGCGTGCAACTGCTGTGGCCGAGGGAAGTAAACCGATTCTGCTCCACGCTGGAGCAGGCAGTGTGAAGGAGGGGTCCCAGATGAACGAGTTAAAAGGCAATTTTAAGACTGCTTACGATGTGGTAAAACGCGCAGAGCGTTGTGTACTCCTTCGCAGCAAGGCGGCGAACCCATCCCACACCTGCGCCGTGGGCAATGTGGACAGCAGCGGCCTTGTATTCGGCCTTGTACTGAAAACAGATCCGGAAGCAGCCGTGCGGGAGTTCCGCACACGGTCTTTCCCGAGTTGGTCGCCCTGGAAGATATCCAAGTCTTGACATGCCCCGAAAAGCATGGAATATAGAAGCCGAAACGGCCCGGTGGGGCCGTCTGCCGGGAGTGGCCGCCCGGCACTGATGATGGCAGGCCAAACAAAAAGCCCGCACGAGGCGGGCGGAAAGGAGCGACAATGAACTATAAATATTGTGCAACTTCGGAGCTGCCATTCTTCAAAGAAGAACGCACAGCCCATCAAACCGAACTGTTTCTAAACGATGTACCTCTTCGCGGCGTTGTAAGATATCAATTTGAACCACGCAAAGGACACCACGGCATCCTTACAGTGAAGCTTCGCGTTCAGCGTCCAATGGGTACAGGTACCCAAGAACCCGAGCCTGTTCAGAGGCATAATCTACGTATCGAACAAGACGAAAACGGAGGATATGTTCTGTATCTGGATGAGCTTCGCCTGCAACGCGGGGTTATGGAATTTGGCGTTAAAGCCTACGAAAAGGGATATGGAAGCGTCGCAGTTTTAGTCTTGCTTGTACAGGCGCAGTGATATAGCTAAACGCTTCCTGTAATTCCAGATGAAATAACAGCAACGGCAACCCCTTTTACAACTTCAAGCGTTACAGGAACGGCTTTCTTCTTCACTTCCTCTTTCACTTTGGCGAAGACACTTTCAGAGCGGATGGTATCAAGATACTTTTGTCCCTCGAAAGAGAGTCCTTCTACCTCGCATGAGGGTACGTTGTCGAGGCATGCACGATGGAAAAAGTCTGCGTCGTTGCACAGCCCCACATGATACACCATCTCGTGCTGAGAATACTCATGACCATTAAATGACCATGGAGACCGGTATTCTATGTATGCATTATCTTCCTGGTCGCAATACAGAAGAATGTCCCGGACACAATCAATATTCAACTTCATAAAAATCCCCTTTTCTTTTGTTTTTTGAGGTGTCAGCGCTGCAACGCCGCCCTCACCAACAGGATAACATGCGGAGTGGGAAATGAGCAACAGGAAGTATTTCAGCAAGAAAATTCCAAACAGAAAGGATGAAAATAATGACTTACCACATTAAAGACGCGCTGAAAAAACAGTTCGACCTGCTCTCGGAGGCGTCCGAGGGGTGTGTAGACGGCGAAGAACTCAGCGCTCTGACGCACGCAATGCTTCAGGTCTGCGAGTTTCTTGAAAGGATCGAGCGGGATGAGGCCGCACAGCGCAGCTCCGACAAATGCAGCCGCACGGCGCAGATGGATCCCCACGCCACGGATGAGGAGATACTGGCCGCACTGCGCAGGGGCATGCATGAACACGGAGTTCCCGAGGAGATAACCGTGGACGACGGCGAGGAGCTGCGGCCGTGCTGGCACTGCGGGCCGTTGAATGGCGGGGGCAAGGCGTTTGAACGGCTGATACGCGACCTTGAAACGGCGGGCGCACCGGCAGATTTCTTCCGGGGGAAGTGTTATCAGGAAGTTTTGCGCGACATTGCGGACGTGCTTCAAATTGAGAAGCTGGCAAGCGAGGCCGCACAGATGATTTCCGGCATCGCCGCCGACCGCAGCAAGAGGAGCGCTGACGCATGAACGACTACGAAGAGCTGATGCAGGCGGCGGAGCCGCTGCGCAGGTATCTGGAGGCCCATTGCGGGCTGACAACGGAGATACTGGTATCCCGCGACCGGGTGGACGTTCTGCGCTGCGAGTTCGGTATCCCGTTCTGCCGGACAATACCGGACACAGAAGAATAGCCGAAACAGCCCTGCGGGGCTGTCGCGCGGGGGCTGACCGCCCCGTGCCTGATGATGGCAGGTCAAGGTAGGTGATTTTTTTGGATGTGGATGTCATGTTAAAACCAAGCGAAGCAGCGTCTTTAATGGATTGCACGGTTAGAGCAATCAGAAAGCGCATCACTCTTGGTAAACTTGATGCAGTTACCATCCTAAATAAGGATAATCGTCCCCAGTACCAAATCGCAATATCCTCCCTCCCACCCAACGCACAGGAAAAATACTACGCGCAGCAGCGGGCGTCGCTGGCTTTGACCGTGGAGACGGAAGCAGCAGAGACAAAGGCTTCGAAGCCCTTCGACGCATACACCGAGGCGGAGCGCGAGGATATCGTGTTCTGGAAGCGGGTGCTGGCGGAGTGGGAGAAATACCGCCAGCGGGGCGGTATGAACGCCGCGGAGCTGGACAAACGGTTCCTTGCGTACCTGGCGCTTGAATATCCGGACCGCAAACTGAGCGTCGCCACGCTGTACCGAAAACGGAAAGCGCTGGCTGAGGGCGACCTGGACGGGCTGGTGGACGGGCGCGGCAAGGGCCGCAAGGGCAAACGCAGCATGCCGGAGCCTGTGTGGACATTTTTCCGGGGCGCACTGCTGCAGGAAACCAAGCACATGGATATCCGCGAGGCGATGCGGCAGACGGAAGAACACTTCCAGCTGACGGACCCGGACATGCTCCCCCTTCCCTCGTACAGTACGTTCCGGCGCAGGGCGCTGGAGGATATCCCGCCGCAGGTGCTGTGCCTGGGCATCTACGGGGAAAAGGCGCTGAAGGATGAATTCGTCCCGTTCGTGCGGCGTGACTATAATCCCATGAGCAGCAACGAGTGGTGGGTGGCTGACAACCACACCTTCGATGTGCTGACGCTTGGCCCGGACGGGAACAAGCACCGACTGTACTTAACGGCGTTTATCGACGCGCGCAGCGGTATTTTCACCGGGTGGCACGTCACGGAAACGCCCAGCGCATACGCGGTGCTGCTGGCGCTGCGGCGCGGCATTCTGGAACGCGGTATCCCGGAAAACATCCTGACGGATAACGGCAGCGACTTCTGCGCCTGGGACGTGGGCGGACGGGGGCACCGCAAAAAGAACGCGGAGGCTGAGGCCAACCGCCCACCCACCATCATGGAGCACCTGGGCATCGGCTTCCATACGGCGCTGCCGCGAAACGCGCAGGCGAAGCCCGTGGAACGGAAGTTCCTGGACGTGAAAGGCCAGTTCAGCCGCCTGTGGGCGACGTACACGGGCGGCAATGTGACGGAAAAGCCCGAATGCCTGAAAAAGGTGCTGAAGAAAGGCCATGTACCCACGGACGCGGAGTTCATCGAGGCTGTTGACACGCTGATCCGCGGATTCTACAACATGCAGCAGTACAGCGGCCCCGTGGCAGCGGACCGGAAATACATCCGCGAGGATGTATACGCCATGCGGATGGGCGAGCTTCGCAAGCCGGCCACGCCGGAGGACCTGCGCCTGATGATGATGCGCACAACGCGGCCGCAGACCGTGGGCCAGCGCGGCGTCAAAATCAAGGTGGGCGGCGTCTATCTTGAGTATTTCACACAGGACTTCCTGTGGGAATGGCAGAAGAAAAAGGTGTACGTGCGGTACGACCCGGACCATCTGGAAAAGTGCTATGTATACGACACAGACGGCAACCGGTTTATCTGCGAACTGCCGTTGGACCAGCGCTTGACAATGGAATGGGGCGCAACAGGCGAGGAAGTGGCGGAGGCCGCACGGTATGTGCGCCAGTACACCAAACGCACCAAAGAAGCCACGGAGGCTGCGCGCGTGCCGGGCCTGGACCAGCAGGCATTGATGGAAAACCGGCTGGCGGCGGCGCGGCAGCGCATGGACGGGTACACACCGCCCAAATCCAGAGCGCCGATCCGGCTGGTGCGGGCAGAGGATATGAACACGGAGCCGCTGCAGGCAGCAGCCAGCGGCGCGGGCGCGGACGTTTTCGTCCTGGCGCGCGCGGCGGAGCGGCGAAACAAAGAAACGGAGGAATGACACAATGATATGTACCCAGAATTCTGGACACATAAAAAATTGAATTAGGTGCACATGGATGCCTCTCTGAATTTTGTAGGAGGCATCCATTTTGTTTTCTCTTGGATTCTTTCGTTGTTGTAGTAATTTATGTAGCCGTCAACAGCCTTGGCAAATGTTTCAAAAGAGGAATACTCTTTTTCATGCCCGTAGAACATCTCGTTTTTCATCCGTCCAAAGAAGGTCTCCATGATGCAATTGTCGTAACAGTTGCCCTTCCTTGACATGGATTGAATGATTTTGTGATCTTTAAGTGCCTGCCTGAAGTACACGTGCTGGTACTGCCACCCTTGATCAGAGTGAAAGATCAGGCCATCTACAGAGGGAAACTTCGTAAAGGCGCCGGCCAACATTCTCTGGATCTGTTCCATATTGGCACTTTGAGATAAATCATAAGAAATGATTTCGTTTGTGTTCATGTCGAGTATAGGAGAGAGATAACACTTCCCCCACGAAAAACCGAACTGAGATACATCGGTAGTCCATTTTTGCATAGGAGCTGTCGTGCTGAAATCCCGGTCAAGGATATTCTCAGCAACCTTGCCGACCTCGCCCTTGTAGGAATGATACTTTTCCTTTGGGCGCTTTCCTGCCAACCCCATAGTGTGCATAAGCCGTTGTACCCGCTTATGATTGACCTTGTGGCCGCGCTTTATCAGTTCCTGATATACTCTTCGCACACCGTAGCGGCCTTTATGCTGTGAGAAAATGTCTTTGATTTCATCTGCCAAGCAATGGTTTCGAACAGCAACTTGATCGGCCTTGCTCAACTCAAAATAATAGGTAGACCGTGCCATCTGCATAGATTTCAACAGATATTTCAATTGGTATCCTTTTTCACGCAGCTCTTTGATGATCGCTGCTTTCTCGCCTTGAGTTGCGCTGCGTGCCTCTCTTCTCTCAAGGCGATCTCTTTTTTTATAACTTCATTCTCCGCCTTTATATACTCGTTTTCTGCCCGAAGCCGGATCAATTCTTCTCGTTCGGATTCATTCAGTGGCCTTGCTTCTTCCTTTTTCATTTGGGGTACCCCTTTACTTGGACGACCTTTTTTCATTTCTACCAGGCCATTATACCCCTTTGTTTTATAGTTTTGAACCCATTGATACAATAGTCTATCTTGAATACCGGCCTCGATTGCCACTGACACACAGGATTTTCCGGACATTACTTGGGATACTAGTTCCAGCCGTTCTTCTGGTGTCCAGTTCCTGTTGAAATTTTTGTGTTTCAGTGCTTCTGGACCGCGGCTATCCTCTGCTCTTACCCATAGTCTCACTTTATCCCGAAAGGATTTATCGCTAACACCTTCCGGCGTTTCTGGCCATTTTCCTTCTCGATACAGTTCTACACATTTCCTTTTGTACTCATATGTGTACCGCATAATAATACCCCCTCTACTGGGTGTCCAGTAAAGGGGGTACATATCACAATGGCAAACGAACAGCTTCGGGAACGGTTGGCGCACTACATCGACCAGTACAAGGACGATAAGGAATCCGGCGTCAATATGGGCACCGTGGGCCTTGCAATGGGCTACAAGAGCGGCGCGGCGGTCGTATCCGCCTATCTGTCGGGGACATACAAGGGGCGCGTGGATACTTTGGAGGCGCGTCTGGAGGAATATTTCCGCAACGTGGAGGCACGGACAGAGCAGGACAGCAAGCTGGCGGACATCCCAATGCCGAAGGAATATGTGAAGCTCTCCATCTCGGAGCGCGTGTTCACCAGCATCCGGCTTGCCCATATGCGCGGCAGCATTGTGGCGGTGGTTGGCGATTCCGGTATCGGGAAGACCAAGGCTGCGCTGGAATACAACAGCGTGTACCCCAGCTCCAGCTATTACCTTGAGGCGACGCCTGTAAATGGGAATCTGCGGAGCTTCCTGCGGGCGCTGTCCGCGGAAATGGGGCTGCCGGACGGTGGGAGCAATCTGGACCTCGAAAACCGCATCAAGGAGCATCTGCTGGGGATGAACAAAGTGCTGATCATTGACGAAGCGCAGAACCTGAAGTTCACAACCATGGAAATGCTGAAAAGCTGGAGCGACGGCGACCAGCGCAAAGGGCTGAAGGGCGCGGGGCTGGCGCTGATCGGCAACCCGGACATTGAAAGCCAGATGCAGAGCCCGAAATACGACCGCCACCGCAACCGCAGAGTACACGTTGAAAAATGCTGGCGGAACAGCATCACAAAAGACGACGTGCGGCTTCTGTTCCCTGCGCTGGCGAAAGAGGGGCACGAAAAGGAGTTTGACCTGATGTACGGCATGTGCCGGAGCTGGAGCGCTGTGCGCGGCGCGGTGTATGCATATATCAATGCAGCGGACAGCTGCCGTGAGAACGGCGTAGAGATGGATTACGGCACCCTGTTTGCGCAGGCGCAGACCATCAACCCGACGATTGGCGCGGGACGGATTTAAAAACGGGTTACAGGAGGTTTAAAGGGATGTTTAACAGGATAAAAACGGTTGTGACGTTCGCGGCCGGAGCCGTGGCAGGGCTGATGCTGGCGGCATGCCTGACGGTGCAAGGCTCCCGCCCCGGCGTATTCGGCGGCGAGGCCCTTATCCTACCGCTGATGGGCCTGCTGCTTTACGTGGGTTATGAGACCGGGCGGCTGTCCACGCTGGCGCAGGCGGAGCAGCGGCGGCGCAGGCGCAGGGCCGGGCCGCCGTATCGGGTGAAATAGAAAACCGAATAACGGGGCCAGCAGGCCCCGCCGTAATGCAGCCGCGCGATGGGCGCGCCGGTCACAAGCCCGGGAAAATGCAGAGTGCGGCAAGGAGGTGGAGCCAATGCTGGGCGAACGGGATAAGGCTGACATCCGCACCCTGTACCGGGACGCAGCGGACAAGTCCCGGCAGGTACGCATCTTGATGGAACTTTTTCTGGCGAGCCGAGAGGAGATTCTGGACGTGCTGGGGCCGATGGCAGAGCCGGGCCGCCCGAAACCGAGTAAGAAGGGCCTGCCGAAGCGCAGCTATACGCCGGAGTTCAAGGATGAAGCGAAGCGGCGACTGCGGGCCGGAGAAGGTGTCCACCAAGTTGCGGAGGATATGGGCGTCAATGTGCGGACCGTGGCAACATGGGCCTACTATGTACGCAGAGAGGAGAGAGAACGGAATGCCAAACTGTAAGCTGTGCGGCAAGGCGGTGACATCGGCGCGGGTGATGCATGCGGAGTGCTGGAAACGGGAGGCCAGAGAGTTGGCGGAGATATTCTGTGACCGATACTGCCGCTGGCC
This window of the Oscillospiraceae bacterium genome carries:
- a CDS encoding transposase — protein: MKYLLKSMQMARSTYYFELSKADQVAVRNHCLADEIKDIFSQHKGRYGVRRVYQELIKRGHKVNHKRVQRLMHTMGLAGKRPKEKYHSYKGEVGKVAENILDRDFSTTAPMQKWTTDVSQFGFSWGKCYLSPILDMNTNEIISYDLSQSANMEQIQRMLAGAFTKFPSVDGLIFHSDQGWQYQHVYFRQALKDHKIIQSMSRKGNCYDNCIMETFFGRMKNEMFYGHEKEYSSFETFAKAVDGYINYYNNERIQEKTKWMPPTKFREASMCT
- a CDS encoding transposase, coding for MRYTYEYKRKCVELYREGKWPETPEGVSDKSFRDKVRLWVRAEDSRGPEALKHKNFNRNWTPEERLELVSQVMSGKSCVSVAIEAGIQDRLLYQWVQNYKTKGYNGLVEMKKGRPSKGVPQMKKEEARPLNESEREELIRLRAENEYIKAENEVIKKEIALREERHAAQLKARKQRSSKSCVKKDTN
- a CDS encoding Mu-like prophage FluMu DNA transposition protein B, with the protein product MANEQLRERLAHYIDQYKDDKESGVNMGTVGLAMGYKSGAAVVSAYLSGTYKGRVDTLEARLEEYFRNVEARTEQDSKLADIPMPKEYVKLSISERVFTSIRLAHMRGSIVAVVGDSGIGKTKAALEYNSVYPSSSYYLEATPVNGNLRSFLRALSAEMGLPDGGSNLDLENRIKEHLLGMNKVLIIDEAQNLKFTTMEMLKSWSDGDQRKGLKGAGLALIGNPDIESQMQSPKYDRHRNRRVHVEKCWRNSITKDDVRLLFPALAKEGHEKEFDLMYGMCRSWSAVRGAVYAYINAADSCRENGVEMDYGTLFAQAQTINPTIGAGRI